GGTGTAAATCTTGGAGCCGTGGTGGATGCTGTTCAGGACTTCCGCTTGCAAAGTGTCCCGGCGAATGTCGGGAATGACTTGGGCGCGAATCTGGCGAGCGTCACGATCAAGCGCACCGAACACTACAGTCTTGTTCCCCGAGTGTCCGCCGCGCCGGATGTAGCGAATCTTTTTGTCGCGGTGCATATTCCGCATCTTGCCGCCGATGAAAGTCTCGTCGCATTCCACCTCGTTACCGGAACCGCCGACCTTGCCGTCTTTCTTCAGCGCGAGCCGGATACGTTGCAGCATGAACCATGCCGACTTCTGCGTGATGCCGAGTGTCCGGGCCATCTCGTGAGAACTGACCCCGTTCTTACTGTTGACCAGCATCCACACGGCGGTCATCCACTTGTCGAGGCCGAGGGCGGAATCCTCGAAGATGCTGCCGACCTTGACCGTGAATTGTTTCTTGCAGCCCTTGCAGAGCCACAGGCAGCGCGTCTTGATGAAATAGTGTTTGTCGTGTCCGCAGCGTGGACAGGTGACGTGCTTGTCCGGCCAGCGCAGATTGACGGCGTAGACGAAGGCGCGTTCGGGGTCGGAGAAGTAAACGATTGCTTCTTGCAGGGTGTGCGGCTGTTTCATGGCTGTTCGCTCTTTCTTTGCCATACCATCTCGATGCAGCACCATCCTATCGGGATTCATCTTGTGTGTCAAGTATATTGTTACCGTTACGGATTGGGTTACCCAATGCGTGATTGGGTTACCCAATGGCTTGTCGTGTTTTCAAAGAGCAGATAGGTCGATCAGGGTGTAGGCACACCCTGCCATATCCAGTATGACAGAAGGGGAGGGGTAAACCGGACATTTATCTTGAAACTATATCGTGAAGCGATTCAGCGAGTTAGCGGGAAATCGGGCGGAAGAGGGGCTTGACAAGATTTCTATGCGGCTCAGAGACCGTTCCTCCCACACAAGCAAAACCGGCTTGTGTGGGGCACCCACATTCATGTGGGCCACCGGCACCCCTCATTTACGTGGGGCACCCGGCTTTGGGAAAAGAATAGGCCAGCTATACAGGCACTTCCAGCTGCCGAGCGGGCTCGCTTTGCGGCTCTTATCCAAGCGAGCGGAGATTCTGTACGTCAGGATTGGGACCTGCCTGACGAAATTGTGGAGAAAAAGGTCGGTGACCCGTGGAAACACCATCTGTATAGCAACACAGAGGGAGAATTCTTCGAGAAGCTGAACGGATGGGAACAGGAATTGTTGAAGGAAGCGATGGAGGAGAAAGGCTTCCTGGGATGGCTCCGTAACCTGCCTCGTCGAGACTGGGCTCTTTGCATTCCGTACGAGCTTGCAGGAAAGAAAGCCTTCTACCCCGATTTCGTCGTTTTTCGAAAAAGAGGTACGGGTTTCCTGGCCGACATAATCGAGCCCCACGACACCAGCCGAGCGGACGCCTGGGCAAAGGCCAAA
This genomic interval from Acidobacteriota bacterium contains the following:
- a CDS encoding IS1595 family transposase, with amino-acid sequence MKQPHTLQEAIVYFSDPERAFVYAVNLRWPDKHVTCPRCGHDKHYFIKTRCLWLCKGCKKQFTVKVGSIFEDSALGLDKWMTAVWMLVNSKNGVSSHEMARTLGITQKSAWFMLQRIRLALKKDGKVGGSGNEVECDETFIGGKMRNMHRDKKIRYIRRGGHSGNKTVVFGALDRDARQIRAQVIPDIRRDTLQAEVLNSIHHGSKIYTDAFSGYDKVKADYVHEVVNHAERYVSGRVHTNGLENFWSLLKRGLTGTYVAVEPFHLERYVDEQVFRYNTRKDLNDAGRFELAMGQVANKRLTYEQLTGKSDSPRTQ